From Paenibacillus sp. PL2-23:
TTTTTTCTCCAGCAGTTGGTTTCATGTGCGCTCCTCCTCTACCATAGTCCTTTGCCGAATCTACGCGCCACCGAATTGGCCGCGAGCACAAGCAGCAAACCGATGAGCGATTCGAACATTCCCATGGCCGACGTCAGACTGAATTGTGCACCTTGAAGCCCCACTCGGTACATAAAGGTGCTGACGACGTCCGCCACGCCGGACACGATATCGTTCTGAAGCACATAGACGTGATCGAAGCCGACCTCCATCAGCTTGCCCATGGATAGAATAAACATGATGACGATTGTCGAGCTGATGCCCGGCAGCGTAATGTGCCAGATTTGCCTCAGCTTGCCCGCCCCGTCTAAACTTGCCGATTCATATAAGCTGGGATTAATAGCTGTAAGCGCTGCCAAATAAATGATAGCACCAAATCCCACTTCCTTCCAAATTCCTGAGCCAACATAGATAGTAATCCATGAACCTGGGTTGAACAAAAACGGAAATGGCTCCCCGGTCCATGATTCAATCCAACGGTTAATCGTACCGGATTCAATCGAGAATAACGTAACGACGAAGCCCCCGATAATTACCCATGAGAAAAAATGAGGCAAATAAACAATCGTCTGAATGGTACGTCTATACCAGCTTCTGCGCACTTCATTTAACATAATCGCAAGTATGATCGGAAACGGAAAGCCCACAAACACATTGAGTACAGATAATATGAACGTGTTTCGAATAACGTTCAGCGTTTGCGGCTGCCGGAAAATCGTTTCGAAATTATCGAAGCCGACCCACGGGCTTCTGAAAACACCATCCGCGAAATTGTAATCCTTGAAAGCGAGGATCAATCCTCCCATCGGGAGGTACTTAAACATGATGTAGTATAACGCTCCAGGCAGGAACAATAGCAGCAAGGGAATGTTCGCCTTCCACTTCGTCTTTCTTGCCAACCGCCTGGTCCTCCTCTGCGTTTCTCGCTCATCCTCCTTCGTGATGTTTGTTCCTCCTCCTCCCGGGAACATGTCGGTTGCGGTTTTCATCCCAGGCACTCCTCTCCATCCACTTGTTCTATCCCATGCGTTTATTATAGAACGTTCCTCCTCCCGAAACCTTCGATTTGAACAGAAGAAACTACGAAATGAATGCATTCGAGAGATAAAAAAGCAATTGAAAAGACCCGGCCTATAAGCCGGGTCTTGCAGGTTCGAATTAGGGATGGAATGAGGCTTCCGATGCTTGCTTTCGATATTCGCTGGGCGAGAGCCCTGTCATCTGCTTGAAGGCTGTAGCGAAGTAGTTCGAGCCCGGGAAACCAACGGACTGCCCGATCGTGGATACTTTCTTGTCCGTATTTTTAAGCAATAGCTTTGCCTTCTCCATTCTGAAGCGGGTCACGTAAGCGCTGAAGCTCTCTCCCGTCTCCTTCTTAAATAATGAACCAAAATAATTTGGACTTAGATGTGTATACGAGGCAACGGTCGGCATCGCACATTCCTCCGCATAATGCTCTTCGATATAGCGAATCGCTCGTTGGATAATACCGCCGCTATGCTCCATTTGCCAGGCATGAAGCGTCTGCTCGAAAGTCCGGATTTGAACATCGAACCACGTCTTCACCTCTTCCCGTTTATGAGCTAGATGTAACTCCGCCACCCGTTTGCCGATATCACCGATCGCTTGTGGCCTTACCTCCAACTCCTTGCGCATGACGTCATCCATGGCCAGGGCCGCGCAGTACACTTCAAGCTTCAATGCCTCCAAATTCACGATGGAGAGCAGGGCAGAGTCCAGCAAACGGCGCATATACGACTCAAGCTCGGCTGGTCTGCCGAGCAGCAGCAGCTCCGTCATTTCGGTCCGGATAAGCTGCACCTTTGAGCTCCTGCTCGCTTGCTCGTCCCAGGCATCACCACTTGGAGGTCTGTCGACGGAACGATCTTGGAACATTCCTTCCAACCAAATCTCCATATCCTTAAACCGCTGGAATAGACCAAACTCCCGCATGCTAATCGAAATACCCAATAGTTGTTTGACCATATTCACGGCCGTTGTCAATAAAGCTTCGGCCTCGCATTCCGCATCGAGGCATACAACAAACAGATCATGCTCCAGCAGGACTTGACGATACCCGCTTCCCGAGAGAGCCATCAGCTCCTGCAGAATATTGCTGACGGCAAATAGAAGCAGCTTCAGATCTCCGCTTTCATAGCTTTTATTGTTGGGGAAATACGACTCCACCTGCAGCAGCCACACTACCTTGCCTGACAACACTCGCTCCAATTGCCCAGCCGATTCGGTGTCGTAAGGCAAGTTCCTCCACATCGATCTCAGCAGTTGATCTTCACGTTCGATACGAGCCGCCATTTCTCTCTCCTTGATCTCCACCTTCTCCCTGCAATGCTCGTAGCTCTGCTGCAACACGCGGCAAAATTCCTCTTCCGGACAAGGCTTGAGCAGAAATTGCTTGACGCCGTACTTGATGGCGGCCTGCGCGTATTCGAAATCCCGGTAGCCTGTCAGGATAATCACGTCAATCTCCGGCATGGTCTCGAAGATTAGTCTTGCAAGCTCGATACCGTCCATCATCGGCATGCGGATATCGGTCATGACGAGATCCGGTCTGACCTCGCGAATCTTCTCCAACGCCTCGATTCCGTTCGCTGCTTCTCCAGCGACCAGCCAGCCCAGAGGATTGTTGTCGATCATCTTAGCCAGCCCTTTGCGAATGACCGGTTCGTCATCAACAATGAACATTTTCCCTTTCATCGACTCACATCCTTTCTCGAGAAGGGGAGCAGCAGTCGAACCGTCGTCCCCGCTCCCTCCTTTGATTCAATTGTCAAACCGTAGGGCTCCCCGTAAAGAAGATTCAGCCGGCGAACCACGCTGCGTATGCCGATGTGACCTCTTCTTCTGCCAAAGATCGGCCCTTCCGGCTTCTGTGCGCTCCGTGGCGCAAGGGCGTCTGATATGACACCTCTGATCTCTTCTTCTTTCATTCCCGCTCCATTATCAATAATCTCGATTCTAAGCGCCGCTTGTCTTCCTTCTTGCTTGGCACTAGTAACGGGAACCACAAACGTTTGAATAATGAGGACGCGATCTGTCAATTGATTAGCAAACGCGTGGACGAACACGTTTTCGACAAGAGGCTGGATAATGAGTCTCGGTACCTCGGCATGCTCGCTCCCCGCTTCCATCTGGATGACCGTATCAAGCTCATCTCCGTGTCTGGCTCTTTGAATTTTCAAGTAGTTGCGTATCTGAGCGAGCTCCTCTGCAAGCGTCGTCTCCGTATCAGCGGGCTCCAGAGCGTAACGAAGCATGCCAGACAACGAGATGACAAGTTCCGCCGTTTCCCGGTCGTCCTGCAGGTACAGCTTCCAATAGATCGTATCGAGCGTATTTTGTAGAAAATGAGGATTCAATTGTGCTTGCAATGCAGTCAGCTCCGCTTCCCTCTGGCTCAACTGACGTTCATACACCTCACGGATCAACTGCTCGAGATTATCAGCCATGGAGTTAAAGCTTTGGCCCATATAGGCAAGCTCATCCGAAGTATCGACCTTAATCCTCGCCTGCAGGTTTCCTTCGTCGATCTTACGCATTCCCCGAACGAGTTGCTGAAGAGGCTTGAACAGTCTTCTGCCGCTCCAAGATAAGAGAATAACCGCAAGCAGAACGCCAACCATGCCCACAAGCACGGATATTTGTAAGATAACAGAGCTTTTTTGATGAAGAGACTCCAATGACACTTTGCTGATTAGCGAAAAATCCATCGTTTTAGACCGACTTTTCACGTACAAGAAGGAGCTTCCATCCTCCATGACAATCTGCTGGCTTAACATAAGAGAGGGATCCGGCAATATTCCGTCCTCTGCCTTATCCGTAAAAACGAGTCGATCCTGCCGATCGAAGAGATACACATTCGCTTTTTCGTCCCCAACCAGCTCGTCCAAGTCCTCTGAGAACAACGATTCGTCGAAGAGCATGACCATCGTGCCGTATAGCTGAAGATCGATGTTTTTCATGGAACGGGCCACGGCGAAAAAGTCCCTGTAGCCGGATGCCTCAACAGGGCTGGGAAGCTTAACTGGAAACCATATCATATGACCTGAGGCCTCTGCCAAACGCTCTTTAATTTCCTCGTATATTAACGGATCCAATTTACTTCGCGCGGTTGACGACACGTGAAAAAAAAAGCTGTTATCCTGCATATCGTACAAATACATCGAATACAGCTTGTTCTCGTCGTTTTTGACCTGAAATAGAAGATTGTTCAGCTCGTCCTGATCGGTAATTTGGGTATGCTTCTCGCGCGTGTCATTCTCAGCCGATCGTCTTAAAACCTGTTCGATATAAGGATGAAACACGATAAAGTTCGATATCCTGTAGATATCCCGCAGCTGCAAATCAATTCTCGCCGCGGCCTGTTCATTCGCTTTGCCGAATTGCCTGCTTATTTCTTCTGTAAACAGATTCACATTGATTCGGTACGATAAGTAACCTGCTACAATAAACGTCAACATGATAATCAACGACATATGGAGCATGATTCTCTTCGAAAAGCTGTTTCCGCCTGTACGCATGCGGCACATCCTTCTCCTAGCCGGTACCGTTTCCGGTTAAGCGCGGCTTTTTTTTTCATAGTAGCATCGCCTTGTCAGGCATTCAACGGTTTATTGCCGGCAGTTCATTTGTCGTTCATATTCATACAAATTCCGTTGAAATTCGTAGATAGTACTAGAAGAATCATATGAGCAGACCAAAGAGCCTCCCTGCTGCCAGAAAGGCTTCTTACCACTACTTATTCGTTCTGTTGCTGGTCAGGCCTTCAACCCCGGTCACATCCCCGTGCGATACTTTCTTTCGCTGGCTGAATCCCGTTTCGTATCCTTCTTGTCCTTCTCGTCCTGCTGCTCAATCGTTTGATCCTCAACAGGGATTGGGTCGACCGTTCGCTGGCTGAGAAACTTATCGAACAGACTCTCCTTCTCCGTCGGGATACCCTCCGGATTATCGCGTTTGCCTTGCTGATCGGGCTTTCGGTCGGCGCTTCGCTCGAATTCGTTCATCTCTATCACCTCGCAGTTCTATGATAGAACTACTTACCCGCTTTGCCGCCGGTTTTAAACCTATGCAGGATGCAATAGAGCTGACGAGCCGCCCCCATTATTCCGTCGGATAGCTTAGTCCCCACTGATGGCGAATCCGGTCCATCGTCTCCATAATGCTGACTGTCTCACTCAGTGAAATCACGTCGTTCTCCAGTGCCCCCGCACGGAGACATGCCATCGCGGCTTCGGCTTCGTATTTGTAGCCGGCGAACTGGCGATCATCCTGGACGTGAACGGGCTCCTCGCCGTATACCTGCAAGCTTGCTTCCTTCGCGAACAGGAAGTTCGGGATATGAATATATCCCTTCGTCCCATATACATAAGCGTCATTCCTCAGGCTAAGCCTGACCGCTCCATTCAGCGCGGCCGTTCGGCCTCCCTCATATTCGAACAGTAACGAGAATCGCTCGTCGACCCCCGTCTCCCCGATATGCGCGCTGCTCATGATAGACCTCGGCTGCTCTCCATAGATCATGGATGCGAAGGATACGGGATAGATCCCTGCATCCAGCAAAGCGCCGCCGCCCTGCTCCTTATTCAGTAGACGTCCCTCAGGATTCCAGCCGGCATCGAAGCCGAAGTCTGCTTTGACCAGCTGCACGTCTCCGATGAGTCCTTGCTTCAGCCATTCGCGCGTCTGAACGAGGGGCGGAAGAAACCGGCTCCACATGGCTTCCATAACAAACAGCTTCTTCTCCCCGGCGACCCGAACGATCTCCTCGGCTTCCGCTGCGTTAATCGTAAAAGGCTTCTCGCAGATGACCGCATTTCCTGCGTTCAAGCAGGCCAAAACCTGCTCCTTGTGTTTGGGATGAATGGTTCCCACATATATGATTTGAACATCGGAATCCTGCAGGAACGCCTCATAGCTGCCATAAGCGCGGGCAAAGCCGTACTGCTCGGCAAACTTGTCCGCTTTCTCCTGCGATCTAGCCGCAACCGCTGTCAGCTCTGCGCCTTCCGCCAGCTTCAAATCCTTGGCGAACTTCCCCGAGATGCCCCCGCAGCCCATAATGCCCCATTTGATTGTCTTTAGCGTCATCTTCGTCCTCTTCTCCTCTCGCATCTAGCATCTTGTCCTTCTACTATTATTAGTCAATGACCTGAGTTATTCAACCAAGCTGGCCATCACATCGTCGATCATTTGCGAATTCGCGATTGGACCGGTGTAGAGCCAGCTCGTCTCAGGACCAAACACGTATAGCCGGCCGTTCTTGACAGCAGGTATACTTCTCCACAAAGGATCCCTGAGCGCTTCCGAGCCGGAGCCTGAATCGCTGTTGATTAGAAAGATATGATCAGCGTCCAGCTGAGCCAGCTTCTCCAGCGATACGACATTCCAATTTACAGTAGAGACTGCCGCTATTTGTTGGACCAGGCTTGGGATGGAGAGACTTAGATCCTTGTACAAAACCGCGCCGGCCGACACCTTGTCGCTGACGATGTAGAACTTGCCGTCCATCAGCCAGATTGCGGCAGCAGACTGCCCAGGCAGCTTCTCATGCAGCGTCGATTTGGCTACGGCGGCCTTCGTCTCATAATCATCCAGCACCTGCTCCGCCAGCTCCGTCTTGCCCACGACCTCACCTACCTTCAGAAGCGCCAGGCGCCAGTCGGCGTTAATCTGGGCTCCAAGGACGAAGGTCGGAGCCACCTGCGAGAATAGCTTATATTTATCGCCTTCAACCTCTTTTTCATCGCCAATAATAAGCAAGTCCGGCTTAAATCCCAGCACCGCCTCGTAGGGCAGATCGTAAGCAATAGGGGGAATGCCTCCCAGCTTTTTTTCCAAATAATACTGCATCCCATTCGGTACGGACCACTGAGCAACCGGTGTAACGTCAAGCGCAGAGAGATAGTCTTCAAGATAGGATGCGATGATACGCTTCGGCTCTGCTGGAATCGTTACTTCATGTCCCATGCCATCGGTTAACGTTCTTTCCTGCGGGACCTCGGAGGGAGCCGGCGTTGCCGTCTCAGCGGCAGGCGATTCCGTTGCTGTGTCCAGCTTTGTCCAGTTGGTCGTGATACCGCAAGCCGTTAGATGCACAGCAAGGAAGAGCACGCTCATCATGCCCGCCCATCTGATGTTATACCCTTGTGCCTTCAATAGTTGAACGCTCCTTATTCCTCTGTCCCGGCGAATGGAAAAATTTTCTTAATCTCATCTACTAAATGATAATTTTTAGAAATAACATTGTCAATTGAAATGAACAGAGTCGTCCATACCAAGACCATCTCCCATGAATAAGATAAGGGCAAGGGAGGCGACGGCATGAATATTTGGACACAAGATTATGAGCAGCTCATCTTCCTGCAGGATCGTTCCATAGGCTTCAAAGCGATCATTGCGGTTCATCATACGAAGCTGGGCCCCGCGCTGGGAGGCTGTCGGATGATGGATTATGGGAATGAAGAAGAAGCGGTCCTGGATGCTTTGCGCCTGGCAAGGGGCATGACGTACAAATCAGCGCTGGCTGGCATTCCATATGGTGGAGGCAAGGCAGTCATTGTTGGACGGCCGGGAACGGCAGTGAACCGGGAAGCCTGGTTTCGTTCGCTGGGCAAGCAGCTGCATAAGCTGAACGGCTTGTATATAACGGGTCTGGATCTGGGCTCGACCGTGCAGGATATGGATGGGGTGCGGGAGGAAACAGCCTATGTGACGGATACGACAGGCTCGCTGGGAGCGGACAATGAACTGACGGCCACGATGACCGCATATGGAGTATTTCTCGGCATTCGCGCCTCGCTCAAGCGGGCTTATGGATCGGAATCGCTGCGCAACAAGGTGATTGCCGTGCAGGGACTCGGCAAGGTTGGCTTCAAGCTGTGCCGTTACTTGCAAGAGGCAGACGCCAAGCTGATCGTTGCCGATATCGACGCCGCACGAGTCAGACTCGCTGCCGCCTCATTCGGGGCATTGGCCAGCTCGCCTGAGGCTATTGCCGCTGTCCCCTGCGACGTATTCGCGCCTTGCGCGCTCGGCGGCGTGCTGCACGAGGGAGCAATCGCGGCGCTGGACTGCGCCATTGTCGCGGGTGCCGCGAACAACCAGCTGGCAACACCTGAGGATGGCGAGCGAATTCACGGGCGGGGCATTCTCTACGCGCCGGACTACGCGATTAACGCTGGAGGCATCATCGTGACCGCCGCAGAGCTGGAAGGCGCGGATGCCGCTAAAGCGAAGTCCGATACGGAACGAATCTACGGCAGCCTGGAGCGAATCTTTGCCGAGGCGTCCCTTCGCGGACTGTCAACGGCAGCGGCCGCTGACCAAATAACAGAAGAGCTGCTTGGGAAGCAGCTCTTCTGAATATTTGATCCATTTCATCAGTCACGCAAGAAAAATTGCAGCGTCTTATCGATCGAGCCCGGCAGGTGCTCATGGCCAAAGTCTGGATAGATGACCAGGTCCTTCGGAGCCGTCATCTTGTTATAAGCCGCGAACTGCGTCGACGGCGGGCAGACCGTATCCATCAGCCCCACAAACATAAGCACTTCGCCCTGAATGCGGTTCGCCAAATATTGAAGATCGATATAACCCAGCTTCTCAAAAATATCGTTCTCACGCTCATGCAGCGGGTCAAAATGGCGGAAATAGGTGCGCAGCTCCTGATAAGCGTCCTTCGCCAAGTCCATCTCCCACGTGCGCTTGAAATCGCACAGGAAGGGGAAGATCGGCGCAAGCTTCTTCACGCGCGGCTCCAGCGCCGCACAGGCGATGGTCAGCGCTCCGCCCTGGGAGCCTCCAGCCGCGTAGACACGGTCCGAGTCCACCTCAGGCAGTGACATGGCGATGCCTGCGAGCTGCGCGGCGTCGAGATAAATATGACGGAACAGCAGATTGTCCGGATGATCGCTTAGTCCGCGGATAATGTGGCCGTTAAGCGTAATGCCTTTGACTCCGCCGACGTCTTCGGAGCTGCCGCCTTGGCCGCGGCAGTCCATTGCCAGGATGGAGTAGCCAATGGATGTATACACAAGCTTCTCATGCCAGTCTCCCGCATTACCGGAATAACCATGGAATTGCACCACAGCAGGATGCTTGCCCTGCGAGTTCCGCGGCCTTGCATATTTGGCATGAATACGCGCACCGCGCACGCCTGTGAAATACAGGTCGAAGCATTCAGCATGAGGAGTCTGGAATGCGCTCGGCACCAGCTCCACCTGTGCGTCAACGGCACGAAGCTCGGCAAGCGCCCTCTCCCAATACGCGTCGAAATCGGCAGGTCGCGGGTTGCGGCCCTGGTATTCTTTTAATCGGTCAAGCGGCATGTCTACTAATGGCATGAATGTTCTCTCCTTGTTGAATGTTAGATATAACGCTTTGTCACTTTAAAGCTATGCCTCTTCACATTCTAAACGGTTCTGAGCAGTTGCTCAAGCCCATCGGCCGGATTTGCCTGCGGAAAATATTCGAGCCCTACATACCCGTCATAGCCGGACTCCCGAATCGCGGCAAAGATGGCGTCATAATCCATCTCCCCGATATGAAGCTCGTGGCGCCCCGGATATCCCGCAGCGTGGAAATGGCCGATGCTTCCGCCCCCCTCGAGAATATCCGGAATAACCTCGCCCTCCGTAATGTACTGATGATAGATGTCGAACAGGAGCTTAACAGCTGGCTCGTTGACTTCCCGAATGATGGAGAAGGCCTCGTCCGAGCGGTATAGGAAATACCCCGGATGATTGACCTTAATATTAAGCGGCTCAAGCAGCAAGATCATGCCGGCTTCCGCCACAAGCGGCGCTGCCGCCTTCAAGCCTTCCACCACGGAGCGGTGCTGCACCTCTCTCGGCACATTCATCTCATTGCCCGTCGTCGTCAGAATACGGCTGCAGCCCAGGCTTCTCGCCACCTCAATCGTCTCCACAATTCCTGCCAGGTACTGCTCTCTCTGAGCGGGATCCACCAGGTTGTTATGCTTGGCCAGAAGCGTCGTAAGCGTCATACCCAGCTCGTCCTTCGTGCGACGAATGGCTTCCAGGTCCTTGTCCGTCCACGACCAGAACTCGAACGCCACCCCTCCGGCTTGATGAAGGGCACGAATCGCTTCAGCCGAGGGCTGCTTGTTGTACAAGGCGTCTATACATACGGAAAATTTCATTGTTATCCTCCTGTCGTAGGGCATCACCCGCGTTAATCTCTACAGTAACAGTCAACAACGACTATGACAATCTTTAATATAGGGGCGTTTGCCGGCAAAAAAGCCAGGCCCAAGGAGAATCTAAGATCCGCCTCGACGCCTGGCTCTTGCTGTCTATCTTCGAACGATCCGCTTACTTGGCAAAGCTGTGATGCCCGATCGTCACCACAACGTCCAAACTTTTGAAGAAGGAGCTTTTCGACACCTTTGGGTTGAAAAAATAAACGGCATTCTGCACATTGTTTTTACCATTCAATGCGTCCTTAGCCGCTCTCAGCACGCTGGCGTTCGGCTTGCTTTTGTCCAGCAGACCGTTATGAGCGGGTGGAAATTGCTTGCCGGAGTAGATGACGCCCTTGATCGTGCCCGGGAATCGGGCGTCCTTCATGCGATTCAGAATGACATTCGCTACGCCAAGCTGCCCCTCGTACGACTCGTTCCCCGCCTCAACCTGTGTGATCTTGGCTAGAAGCCAATAGTCCTCTTCCGTAAAAGCTTTGGCCGGTCTCGACAATACGGACGGGATGACGACTCGCACCTTCGCGCCGACCTGGAGCTCGGCTCCGGCATCCAGCTCGTTGCGAGCCAGCAAGGCCGCACTGCTGCTGCCTGTCTCCACGCTAATATCCGCGAGTCCGTATCCTTCCGTTACGACAGCCGCCTCAACGGTCGTGAGCTCCGCTGTATTCTCGGCGTCGTTCCACTTCACCTTCGCATGCAGCAGCTCTGCCGCATCCCTCAGCGGAATATAAATTCTCCCCTCCGCAATAAAGGGCGGCTCCGTCAGCAAGTACCGGCCTTCGTTAAAGTATACGACCGGAACCTCGTCCCCAAAAACAACCTTATCTCCTAGCTTCGTATGTAGCGTCGCTTCTTGCGTTGCGGCGTTCCAGGTTATCTTCGCGCCGAACAACTCGGCGACTCTAGCCGCAGGCAGGAACAGCCTGCCATCAAGCTTTCTAATGGGGTCGGCCAGCTTCAAGGCCTCGCCATCAAGCTTAATCGTGACGTCTGTCGCCACCGCCGCCTCGCCTTGCGCGGCCAATGCCGATAACGGCATGATGCTAAGCAGGAGCATCGCCCAAATCGCGATGATGAAGCGCCTGCCGCTTCGCTTGTATCCTCTGTCCATGACTACCTCCCGTTAATTGGAATGTTACCGGTCTTTCGTCATCCGAGCTCTGGCAAAATTATAACACGGTCAAATCGAGAAAAGGATTAACCTTTTCACAGAATTCGGGACAAGGAGGCGTATTCCGCTCACCAGTCAGACCGTTCAACCATAAAAAGCA
This genomic window contains:
- a CDS encoding cell wall hydrolase gives rise to the protein MDRGYKRSGRRFIIAIWAMLLLSIMPLSALAAQGEAAVATDVTIKLDGEALKLADPIRKLDGRLFLPAARVAELFGAKITWNAATQEATLHTKLGDKVVFGDEVPVVYFNEGRYLLTEPPFIAEGRIYIPLRDAAELLHAKVKWNDAENTAELTTVEAAVVTEGYGLADISVETGSSSAALLARNELDAGAELQVGAKVRVVIPSVLSRPAKAFTEEDYWLLAKITQVEAGNESYEGQLGVANVILNRMKDARFPGTIKGVIYSGKQFPPAHNGLLDKSKPNASVLRAAKDALNGKNNVQNAVYFFNPKVSKSSFFKSLDVVVTIGHHSFAK
- a CDS encoding TIM barrel protein, translated to MKFSVCIDALYNKQPSAEAIRALHQAGGVAFEFWSWTDKDLEAIRRTKDELGMTLTTLLAKHNNLVDPAQREQYLAGIVETIEVARSLGCSRILTTTGNEMNVPREVQHRSVVEGLKAAAPLVAEAGMILLLEPLNIKVNHPGYFLYRSDEAFSIIREVNEPAVKLLFDIYHQYITEGEVIPDILEGGGSIGHFHAAGYPGRHELHIGEMDYDAIFAAIRESGYDGYVGLEYFPQANPADGLEQLLRTV
- a CDS encoding ABC transporter substrate-binding protein, with product MKAQGYNIRWAGMMSVLFLAVHLTACGITTNWTKLDTATESPAAETATPAPSEVPQERTLTDGMGHEVTIPAEPKRIIASYLEDYLSALDVTPVAQWSVPNGMQYYLEKKLGGIPPIAYDLPYEAVLGFKPDLLIIGDEKEVEGDKYKLFSQVAPTFVLGAQINADWRLALLKVGEVVGKTELAEQVLDDYETKAAVAKSTLHEKLPGQSAAAIWLMDGKFYIVSDKVSAGAVLYKDLSLSIPSLVQQIAAVSTVNWNVVSLEKLAQLDADHIFLINSDSGSGSEALRDPLWRSIPAVKNGRLYVFGPETSWLYTGPIANSQMIDDVMASLVE
- a CDS encoding ABC transporter permease subunit; the encoded protein is MFPGGGGTNITKEDERETQRRTRRLARKTKWKANIPLLLLFLPGALYYIMFKYLPMGGLILAFKDYNFADGVFRSPWVGFDNFETIFRQPQTLNVIRNTFILSVLNVFVGFPFPIILAIMLNEVRRSWYRRTIQTIVYLPHFFSWVIIGGFVVTLFSIESGTINRWIESWTGEPFPFLFNPGSWITIYVGSGIWKEVGFGAIIYLAALTAINPSLYESASLDGAGKLRQIWHITLPGISSTIVIMFILSMGKLMEVGFDHVYVLQNDIVSGVADVVSTFMYRVGLQGAQFSLTSAMGMFESLIGLLLVLAANSVARRFGKGLW
- a CDS encoding Gfo/Idh/MocA family oxidoreductase translates to MTLKTIKWGIMGCGGISGKFAKDLKLAEGAELTAVAARSQEKADKFAEQYGFARAYGSYEAFLQDSDVQIIYVGTIHPKHKEQVLACLNAGNAVICEKPFTINAAEAEEIVRVAGEKKLFVMEAMWSRFLPPLVQTREWLKQGLIGDVQLVKADFGFDAGWNPEGRLLNKEQGGGALLDAGIYPVSFASMIYGEQPRSIMSSAHIGETGVDERFSLLFEYEGGRTAALNGAVRLSLRNDAYVYGTKGYIHIPNFLFAKEASLQVYGEEPVHVQDDRQFAGYKYEAEAAMACLRAGALENDVISLSETVSIMETMDRIRHQWGLSYPTE
- a CDS encoding acetylxylan esterase, giving the protein MPLVDMPLDRLKEYQGRNPRPADFDAYWERALAELRAVDAQVELVPSAFQTPHAECFDLYFTGVRGARIHAKYARPRNSQGKHPAVVQFHGYSGNAGDWHEKLVYTSIGYSILAMDCRGQGGSSEDVGGVKGITLNGHIIRGLSDHPDNLLFRHIYLDAAQLAGIAMSLPEVDSDRVYAAGGSQGGALTIACAALEPRVKKLAPIFPFLCDFKRTWEMDLAKDAYQELRTYFRHFDPLHERENDIFEKLGYIDLQYLANRIQGEVLMFVGLMDTVCPPSTQFAAYNKMTAPKDLVIYPDFGHEHLPGSIDKTLQFFLRD
- a CDS encoding response regulator, coding for MKGKMFIVDDEPVIRKGLAKMIDNNPLGWLVAGEAANGIEALEKIREVRPDLVMTDIRMPMMDGIELARLIFETMPEIDVIILTGYRDFEYAQAAIKYGVKQFLLKPCPEEEFCRVLQQSYEHCREKVEIKEREMAARIEREDQLLRSMWRNLPYDTESAGQLERVLSGKVVWLLQVESYFPNNKSYESGDLKLLLFAVSNILQELMALSGSGYRQVLLEHDLFVVCLDAECEAEALLTTAVNMVKQLLGISISMREFGLFQRFKDMEIWLEGMFQDRSVDRPPSGDAWDEQASRSSKVQLIRTEMTELLLLGRPAELESYMRRLLDSALLSIVNLEALKLEVYCAALAMDDVMRKELEVRPQAIGDIGKRVAELHLAHKREEVKTWFDVQIRTFEQTLHAWQMEHSGGIIQRAIRYIEEHYAEECAMPTVASYTHLSPNYFGSLFKKETGESFSAYVTRFRMEKAKLLLKNTDKKVSTIGQSVGFPGSNYFATAFKQMTGLSPSEYRKQASEASFHP
- a CDS encoding Glu/Leu/Phe/Val dehydrogenase dimerization domain-containing protein, encoding MNIWTQDYEQLIFLQDRSIGFKAIIAVHHTKLGPALGGCRMMDYGNEEEAVLDALRLARGMTYKSALAGIPYGGGKAVIVGRPGTAVNREAWFRSLGKQLHKLNGLYITGLDLGSTVQDMDGVREETAYVTDTTGSLGADNELTATMTAYGVFLGIRASLKRAYGSESLRNKVIAVQGLGKVGFKLCRYLQEADAKLIVADIDAARVRLAAASFGALASSPEAIAAVPCDVFAPCALGGVLHEGAIAALDCAIVAGAANNQLATPEDGERIHGRGILYAPDYAINAGGIIVTAAELEGADAAKAKSDTERIYGSLERIFAEASLRGLSTAAAADQITEELLGKQLF
- a CDS encoding sensor histidine kinase, producing MRTGGNSFSKRIMLHMSLIIMLTFIVAGYLSYRINVNLFTEEISRQFGKANEQAAARIDLQLRDIYRISNFIVFHPYIEQVLRRSAENDTREKHTQITDQDELNNLLFQVKNDENKLYSMYLYDMQDNSFFFHVSSTARSKLDPLIYEEIKERLAEASGHMIWFPVKLPSPVEASGYRDFFAVARSMKNIDLQLYGTMVMLFDESLFSEDLDELVGDEKANVYLFDRQDRLVFTDKAEDGILPDPSLMLSQQIVMEDGSSFLYVKSRSKTMDFSLISKVSLESLHQKSSVILQISVLVGMVGVLLAVILLSWSGRRLFKPLQQLVRGMRKIDEGNLQARIKVDTSDELAYMGQSFNSMADNLEQLIREVYERQLSQREAELTALQAQLNPHFLQNTLDTIYWKLYLQDDRETAELVISLSGMLRYALEPADTETTLAEELAQIRNYLKIQRARHGDELDTVIQMEAGSEHAEVPRLIIQPLVENVFVHAFANQLTDRVLIIQTFVVPVTSAKQEGRQAALRIEIIDNGAGMKEEEIRGVISDALAPRSAQKPEGPIFGRRRGHIGIRSVVRRLNLLYGEPYGLTIESKEGAGTTVRLLLPFSRKDVSR